From a single Calothrix sp. NIES-2098 genomic region:
- a CDS encoding filamentous hemagglutinin outer membrane protein, whose product MMWHDGKSMKAKVGSAIGFTTAVCAIAFSVNCAQGQITPDSTLPNNSTVTLQGNTHVIEGGTRTGGNLFHSFREFSVPTDGTALFNNALDIQNIISRVTGGSVSNINGLIRTNGAANLFLINPTGIIFGENASLNIGGSFLASTASSIKFADGFEFSTKAPKETSLLTVSVPIGLQFGSNPAGILNQSQATNSSGEIVGLQVQPGKTLALVGGNVNLNGGLLQAPGGRVELGGLSETGTIGINTDSNNLSLSFPDGVMRSNVSLTNGASILITTLPTQSSDGIIVNASQLDMENNSAITTLSQNSSKDAGDITIQATDSVKLTDESSIGSISLDTAVPSAKSGSIILETGKLMIQEQSQIATLTSGQRRAGNLTIYAPDSVELTGASLDGSVSSGLFAQTLGSGDAGVVSVTTGKLIVQDGARISAATIGEGRGGDLLINSDIVELSGTSANEKQSSDLSSNATSSGAAGDVKINTQQLTAKNGASVSASTTGSGQGGVLEINASDMIQLIGRSTNGTQASGVFADTIIGSGNAGDLKITTGRLLVQEGAFVSVSTLGQGQAGNLEVKAYSVELIGTFDGKNPSGLYAEGDIGAGGNIKINTNQLIARNGARVRTNAFGAGKGGRIDVNASLIELTGTAASGYTSGLFTSSEEGATGNAGDLNIVTERLLVQGGGEVSSGTFGKAQGGNLDVSASDSIELIGTTPDSQRSSGLFTGTTNTGASGNLKIETRQLFVKDGATVLASTFGAGQGGNININASDSIELIGFALDGFPSGLLTETRGTGTAGNLKITTEQLTVKDRANVSVSSQRTGKAGNLEILSGLVNLDNQGKLIAENTSGNGGNITLQSRELLLLRRGSQISTTAGTVQAGGDGGNITINSPFIVAVPKENSDINANAFTGKGGRVDITAYGIFGIQSRNSPTSLSDITASSERGVAGTVEINTPDIDPNRGLVELPANLVDASQQIANSCTPGSRQSQSSFIATGRGGLPISPNQPLQDTSMLSNWVRVAQKPATTSNQVQVTPSLAKSARQIVEAQNWVVDGNGNVMLVAQAPQANPRNSWQASVSCPAF is encoded by the coding sequence ATGATGTGGCATGATGGTAAAAGCATGAAAGCAAAAGTGGGAAGTGCAATTGGCTTTACCACTGCCGTGTGTGCGATCGCTTTTTCTGTAAACTGCGCTCAAGGTCAAATCACGCCCGATAGCACTCTACCAAATAATTCCACAGTCACACTCCAAGGAAACACCCACGTTATTGAAGGCGGAACTAGAACCGGTGGCAATCTATTTCACAGCTTCAGGGAGTTTTCAGTTCCCACTGACGGTACTGCTTTGTTTAACAATGCTCTTGATATTCAAAACATTATTAGCCGTGTAACGGGCGGGTCAGTATCAAATATTAATGGTTTAATTCGCACTAATGGTGCAGCTAATCTGTTTTTGATTAACCCTACTGGGATTATTTTTGGCGAAAATGCCTCGTTGAATATTGGCGGATCGTTTTTAGCAAGTACGGCAAGTAGCATAAAGTTTGCTGATGGCTTTGAGTTTAGCACTAAGGCTCCAAAGGAAACATCATTATTAACTGTGAGTGTTCCCATTGGCTTGCAATTTGGCTCAAATCCCGCAGGTATACTCAATCAATCACAAGCAACAAATAGTAGTGGTGAAATTGTTGGTTTACAGGTACAACCAGGTAAAACCTTAGCTCTAGTAGGTGGCAATGTAAATTTAAATGGTGGTTTATTGCAGGCTCCTGGTGGTCGAGTTGAGTTGGGAGGATTGTCAGAAACAGGAACTATTGGAATAAATACGGATAGCAATAATTTAAGTCTAAGTTTTCCTGATGGGGTAATGCGCTCAAATGTATCGCTAACTAATGGGGCATCAATTTTGATAACGACTCTGCCAACCCAAAGTAGTGATGGCATTATTGTGAATGCCTCACAACTAGACATGGAAAATAATTCTGCAATAACAACACTAAGTCAAAATAGTTCAAAAGATGCAGGCGACATCACAATTCAAGCCACTGACTCAGTAAAACTTACCGATGAATCTTCAATAGGTTCAATATCGCTTGATACGGCAGTTCCCAGTGCCAAAAGCGGCTCAATTATCCTTGAAACTGGCAAGTTGATGATTCAGGAACAATCACAAATAGCCACTCTCACTAGCGGACAAAGGCGAGCAGGTAATCTTACCATTTATGCCCCTGATTCTGTAGAACTAACCGGAGCATCATTAGATGGTAGCGTAAGCAGCGGCTTATTTGCTCAAACTCTTGGTTCTGGAGATGCTGGAGTTGTGAGCGTAACTACAGGAAAGTTAATTGTCCAAGATGGCGCACGTATATCTGCCGCTACTATTGGTGAAGGAAGAGGAGGTGATTTGTTAATTAACTCTGACATAGTAGAACTTAGTGGAACCTCTGCTAATGAGAAGCAAAGTAGTGATTTGTCTTCTAATGCTACTAGTTCTGGTGCTGCTGGAGATGTAAAGATTAATACTCAGCAGCTAACTGCAAAAAATGGTGCATCAGTATCAGCTTCTACCACAGGTAGCGGGCAAGGAGGCGTGCTGGAAATTAACGCATCTGACATGATTCAATTAATAGGAAGATCGACAAATGGTACGCAAGCAAGTGGTGTATTTGCAGATACTATCATAGGTAGCGGAAATGCTGGAGATTTAAAAATCACTACAGGACGATTACTAGTGCAGGAAGGAGCTTTTGTATCAGTCTCCACATTGGGTCAAGGTCAGGCGGGAAATTTAGAAGTCAAGGCATATTCAGTAGAACTGATAGGTACATTCGATGGCAAGAATCCTAGCGGGTTATACGCTGAAGGGGATATAGGAGCTGGTGGAAACATTAAAATCAACACCAATCAATTAATTGCTCGCAATGGTGCAAGAGTTAGAACAAATGCTTTTGGCGCAGGCAAAGGCGGAAGAATAGATGTGAATGCCTCCTTGATAGAACTGACTGGAACGGCAGCCAGTGGGTATACGAGTGGCTTGTTTACCAGCTCAGAGGAAGGAGCGACAGGTAATGCTGGAGATTTAAATATTGTTACAGAACGACTGCTTGTACAAGGTGGAGGAGAAGTATCGTCTGGTACATTTGGCAAAGCTCAGGGAGGGAATTTAGATGTGAGCGCTTCTGACTCAATCGAGCTTATTGGTACAACCCCAGATAGTCAGCGTAGTAGCGGATTGTTTACCGGAACTACAAACACAGGTGCATCAGGAAATTTAAAAATTGAAACAAGACAACTATTCGTTAAAGATGGAGCTACAGTTTTAGCCAGTACATTTGGCGCAGGTCAGGGAGGAAATATAAATATCAACGCCTCTGACTCTATTGAATTAATTGGGTTTGCATTAGATGGTTTCCCCAGCGGTTTATTAACCGAAACCAGGGGTACTGGAACTGCTGGAAATTTGAAAATTACTACAGAGCAACTAACTGTTAAAGATAGAGCTAATGTTTCTGTAAGTAGTCAAAGGACAGGAAAAGCAGGGAACTTAGAGATATTGTCTGGTTTGGTGAATTTAGATAACCAGGGAAAACTTATTGCTGAAAACACTTCAGGTAACGGTGGAAATATTACCCTACAATCACGAGAATTATTGCTGTTGCGTCGTGGTAGTCAAATTTCAACGACCGCAGGCACAGTTCAAGCTGGAGGCGATGGCGGTAACATTACCATAAACTCCCCCTTCATCGTCGCTGTCCCAAAGGAAAATAGCGACATCAACGCCAATGCTTTCACTGGTAAGGGTGGTAGAGTTGACATTACAGCTTATGGGATTTTTGGCATTCAGTCTCGCAATAGCCCAACTTCTTTGAGTGACATCACTGCTAGTTCAGAACGTGGAGTGGCTGGCACTGTTGAAATTAACACACCCGATATAGACCCCAATCGAGGCTTGGTTGAACTCCCAGCCAATTTGGTTGATGCTTCCCAGCAAATTGCCAACAGTTGCACTCCTGGTAGCCGTCAAAGCCAGAGTTCCTTTATCGCCACTGGACGGGGAGGATTGCCAATCAGTCCCAATCAACCGTTACAAGATACCAGTATGTTGTCCAACTGGGTGAGAGTGGCACAAAAGCCTGCTACAACTTCTAACCAAGTGCAAGTCACGCCATCATTAGCCAAGTCTGCTAGACAAATTGTGGAAGCGCAAAATTGGGTAGTTGATGGTAATGGTAATGTTATGCTGGTTGCCCAAGCACCGCAGGCAAATCCCCGGAATTCTTGGCAAGCATCTGTATCCTGTCCGGCATTTTAG
- a CDS encoding tetratricopeptide TPR_4: MTKRLFNQLRGICFFLQKFLRRRQVVINSILLFTLSFYLTYLPITFANEPVANISTVQSATNAEKLIEEGEQLYKSGNFSQAAIALQQAVRAYELQKDNIRQAAALSNLALVYQQLGSLREAENTINASLNLLGWDAKEQKLTVDRQNSEALAILAQTLEIQAGLQLSVGQPEVSLTTSQQAEKLWQQLGNAEGVTHSQINQAQALRISGFYRRALDILQTVNKQLQTQPDSAMKVAALRSLGNALQLAGDFERSQQVLQQSIDIAQNLKLTEDVSIGEFSLGNTKRAKGEFPSAIAHYQKAAEFAPNSSTKIQAQINQLSLLVETEKTADAKALVPIIESQLANLPLNHSSLYASINFARTINNISDNKDIAQILARTVQQAQSLADKRGESYALGSLGEVYEQTQQLDAAQKLTEKALLIAQEIDASDIAYLWQWQLGRLLKTKGNIKSAIISYDAAVSTLQSLRSDLVAVNRDVQFNFRDRVEPIYRQSVELLLQEKGQGKPDLDKVRKRIETLQIAELDNFFREACLNNQFVVLDKVVDKDNPNTAIFYPIILENQLAVILKLPNRPLIYKNNTVSRKQVEQVVMQLRKDIVQPEKTKNVKQLSEQLYNWLIQPVADDLKASSVNTLVFIPDGILRNIPMSILYDGKEYLIQKYAVALSPGLQLFTPQALTKANFNALTGGLSQIPQHENFAPLPYVKNELNEIQELGVKTTTLLDDKFRSTILEKTINQQPYRIIHLATHGKFSSKATDTFILAYDKRIYVGELDTLLKSRGEKRSEPVELLVLSACETAAGDNRATLGLAGVAIKAGARSTLASLWNINDDSTAFFISEFYSQLTSGKTTKSEALRQAQIKMLKSDNYSRPSQWAPYVLVGNWL, translated from the coding sequence ATGACAAAAAGATTATTTAATCAACTACGTGGAATTTGCTTTTTTCTACAAAAATTCCTGAGGCGAAGACAGGTTGTAATAAATTCCATACTTCTATTTACCTTGTCTTTTTACCTAACTTACCTTCCTATTACCTTTGCTAACGAACCCGTAGCTAATATCTCAACAGTTCAATCTGCTACAAATGCAGAAAAGCTAATTGAAGAAGGCGAACAGCTGTATAAATCGGGGAACTTTTCTCAAGCAGCGATCGCTCTTCAACAAGCTGTTCGCGCTTATGAGTTGCAAAAGGATAATATCCGCCAAGCCGCAGCTTTAAGCAATCTGGCTTTGGTATATCAGCAATTAGGCTCGTTGCGAGAAGCTGAAAATACTATAAATGCCAGCTTAAACTTACTAGGTTGGGATGCAAAAGAGCAAAAGTTAACAGTCGATCGTCAAAACTCAGAAGCTTTGGCAATTCTGGCGCAAACCTTGGAAATTCAGGCGGGACTGCAACTATCAGTAGGACAGCCAGAAGTATCTTTGACTACTTCTCAACAAGCAGAGAAACTTTGGCAACAATTAGGAAATGCTGAGGGAGTAACGCACAGTCAGATCAATCAAGCTCAAGCCTTAAGAATTTCTGGCTTCTACCGTCGTGCATTGGATATATTGCAAACAGTTAATAAACAATTGCAAACTCAACCCGACTCAGCAATGAAAGTTGCGGCTTTGCGATCGCTTGGGAATGCATTACAACTAGCAGGTGATTTTGAGCGATCGCAACAAGTTCTGCAACAAAGTATAGATATCGCCCAAAACCTCAAATTAACCGAAGATGTGAGTATTGGAGAATTTAGCTTGGGTAATACCAAAAGAGCAAAAGGTGAATTTCCCAGTGCGATCGCGCATTACCAAAAAGCGGCGGAATTTGCACCTAACTCTTCTACCAAAATCCAAGCACAGATCAATCAACTTAGCTTGCTGGTGGAAACGGAAAAAACAGCAGATGCGAAAGCGCTGGTTCCGATTATCGAATCCCAATTAGCTAATTTACCCCTGAATCATTCAAGTCTGTATGCAAGTATCAATTTTGCTCGCACTATTAATAATATTAGTGACAATAAAGATATTGCTCAGATACTTGCAAGAACTGTACAACAAGCGCAAAGCCTTGCAGATAAGCGGGGAGAATCCTACGCGCTGGGAAGTTTGGGGGAAGTATACGAACAAACTCAACAGCTAGATGCAGCCCAAAAATTGACAGAGAAAGCATTATTGATTGCGCAAGAAATAGATGCCTCAGACATAGCTTATCTTTGGCAATGGCAATTGGGAAGGTTGTTGAAAACCAAGGGGAACATAAAAAGTGCCATCATATCCTACGATGCAGCAGTTTCCACTTTGCAATCCCTGCGCAGCGACTTAGTTGCAGTTAACCGCGACGTCCAATTTAATTTTCGCGATCGTGTTGAACCCATTTACCGCCAGTCAGTAGAATTGCTTTTACAAGAAAAGGGACAAGGTAAACCGGACTTAGATAAAGTTCGCAAGCGCATTGAAACCCTACAAATAGCTGAGTTAGATAATTTCTTTCGCGAAGCTTGCTTAAATAACCAATTTGTCGTGCTTGACAAAGTAGTAGATAAAGATAATCCTAACACTGCTATTTTTTATCCTATAATTCTCGAAAACCAATTAGCAGTTATCCTCAAACTTCCTAACAGACCGCTGATATATAAAAATAATACAGTGAGTCGCAAACAAGTTGAGCAAGTTGTCATGCAATTGCGAAAGGATATTGTTCAACCTGAAAAAACAAAGAATGTTAAACAACTCTCAGAGCAGCTTTATAACTGGCTAATTCAACCAGTAGCAGATGATTTAAAAGCTAGTAGTGTGAATACACTAGTTTTTATTCCCGATGGAATTTTGCGGAATATTCCCATGTCTATATTATATGACGGCAAAGAATATTTAATCCAAAAATATGCCGTAGCTCTTAGCCCAGGATTGCAACTATTTACACCTCAAGCATTAACAAAAGCTAATTTCAATGCCCTAACAGGAGGACTTTCACAAATACCTCAACATGAGAACTTTGCACCACTTCCTTACGTAAAAAATGAACTAAATGAAATTCAGGAATTGGGTGTTAAGACAACCACACTACTAGACGATAAATTTAGAAGCACAATATTAGAAAAAACAATTAATCAACAACCTTACAGAATTATTCATTTAGCAACACATGGCAAATTTAGTTCCAAAGCCACAGATACTTTTATTTTGGCTTATGACAAACGTATCTATGTTGGCGAACTGGATACATTACTCAAAAGTCGCGGTGAAAAACGTAGTGAACCTGTGGAATTGCTAGTTTTGAGTGCGTGTGAAACCGCAGCTGGAGATAACCGCGCCACATTGGGTTTAGCCGGAGTTGCCATTAAAGCTGGTGCGCGAAGTACATTAGCTTCTTTGTGGAATATAAATGATGATTCTACTGCTTTTTTTATCAGCGAGTTTTACAGCCAATTAACTAGTGGTAAAACGACAAAATCAGAAGCACTACGTCAGGCTCAAATTAAAATGTTAAAGAGTGATAATTACAGTCGTCCTTCTCAATGGGCACCTTACGTACTTGTAGGTAATTGGTTATAA
- a CDS encoding proline iminopeptidase, whose product MPELYPPIAPYREGSLQVSQLHTIHFEESGNPDGKPIVLLHGGPGGGYLPVYRQYFNPEKWRLVMFDQRGCGRSTPHAELQENTTWDLVNDIEKLRQHLSIEKWVVFGGSWGSTLSLAYSQTHPSRCTGLILRGIFMLRQKELRWFYQEGASYIFPEACAEYLKPIPIDERDDLLSAYYRRLTSPDLQIRLEAARAWSVWEASTSKLFPDPQLMQTFAENEFASAFARIECHYFVNKGFFDPEDQLLLNIDRIRHIPAVIVQGRYDVVCPTISAWELHCAWPEAQFIVVPDAGHSMSEPGIRSALIEATDRFASL is encoded by the coding sequence ATGCCAGAACTTTACCCACCTATCGCACCCTACCGAGAAGGTAGCTTACAAGTTTCTCAACTCCATACAATTCATTTTGAAGAGTCTGGGAACCCAGATGGTAAGCCGATTGTGTTACTTCATGGGGGGCCTGGTGGTGGTTATCTACCTGTTTATCGACAGTACTTCAACCCTGAAAAATGGCGCTTAGTGATGTTCGATCAACGTGGTTGCGGTCGGAGTACACCCCATGCGGAATTGCAGGAAAATACAACTTGGGATTTAGTTAACGATATTGAAAAACTACGTCAGCATTTAAGTATCGAGAAGTGGGTAGTTTTTGGTGGTAGTTGGGGAAGTACTTTATCTTTAGCTTACAGTCAAACACATCCTTCGCGTTGCACAGGCTTAATTCTGCGCGGTATCTTCATGCTCAGACAAAAAGAATTGCGCTGGTTCTATCAAGAAGGTGCAAGCTATATCTTTCCTGAGGCTTGCGCAGAATATCTCAAACCAATTCCGATAGACGAACGCGACGATCTCCTGAGTGCTTATTACCGACGTTTAACTAGTCCAGATTTGCAAATTAGGCTAGAAGCTGCTCGTGCTTGGTCAGTTTGGGAAGCTAGTACCAGTAAGCTATTTCCAGATCCCCAACTGATGCAAACCTTTGCAGAGAATGAGTTTGCTTCGGCTTTTGCTCGCATTGAATGCCATTATTTCGTTAATAAAGGATTTTTTGACCCAGAAGATCAATTACTGCTCAATATTGACCGCATTCGCCATATTCCAGCAGTCATCGTGCAAGGACGTTATGATGTTGTTTGCCCAACGATCTCAGCATGGGAATTGCACTGCGCTTGGCCAGAAGCCCAATTTATAGTTGTTCCTGATGCTGGACACTCGATGAGCGAACCGGGGATTCGCAGCGCTTTGATTGAAGCCACAGATCGGTTTGCCAGTTTGTAA
- a CDS encoding O-methyltransferase family protein yields the protein MAPSKTLHLPNELYQYLLSVSLREPELLFKLREETARHPRANMQVAPEQGQFLGFLVKLIGAKKTLELGVFTGYSSLSVALALPPEGKIIACDVSEEFTSIARRYWQEAGVAEKIDLRLAPAIETLDKLLAEGAAATFDFAFIDADKENYYAYYERVLKLIRPGGLIAVDNVLWSGRAAQADVQDSATNAIRDFNRKLHQDDRIDLSLISIADGLTLAIKR from the coding sequence ATGGCTCCTAGTAAAACGCTGCATCTACCAAACGAACTTTACCAATATCTGTTGTCTGTCTCTTTGCGAGAACCAGAATTACTCTTCAAATTGCGGGAAGAGACAGCGCGCCATCCCAGAGCAAATATGCAGGTGGCACCAGAACAAGGACAGTTTCTTGGTTTTTTAGTCAAACTAATTGGCGCTAAGAAGACTCTGGAGTTAGGAGTTTTTACAGGTTATAGTTCTCTCAGCGTTGCCTTGGCATTACCACCAGAGGGTAAAATCATAGCTTGTGATGTGAGCGAAGAATTCACAAGCATCGCTCGTCGTTATTGGCAAGAAGCCGGAGTAGCAGAAAAAATTGACCTGCGACTGGCTCCAGCTATTGAAACTTTAGATAAATTGTTGGCAGAAGGTGCAGCAGCAACCTTTGATTTTGCCTTTATAGATGCCGACAAGGAAAACTATTATGCTTACTACGAGCGAGTGCTAAAGTTAATTCGACCGGGTGGGTTGATTGCTGTGGATAACGTGCTTTGGTCTGGACGTGCAGCACAAGCAGATGTTCAAGACTCTGCTACCAATGCTATCCGAGATTTTAATCGCAAGCTGCACCAAGACGATCGCATAGATTTAAGCTTGATTTCTATAGCCGATGGACTCACTTTAGCAATCAAACGTTAA
- a CDS encoding short-chain dehydrogenase/reductase SDR, translating into MANKLDGKVAIITGASSGIGEATALALAAEGATVVLAARRGDRLNALAEKIATNGGKALPIITDVTNEAQVQNLVQKTKTEFGQIDILVNNAGIAVVGEIDGGNTSDWKDMINLNLLGLLYVTHAVLPILKAQGAGHIVNLSSVAGRTARVGIGVYNATKWGVNGFSEALRKEVCKQNIRVTIIEPGLVNTEISDRISDPIAKQNIEERRRSLTPLESEDIAAAIVYAVTQPPRVNVNEILIRPTQQEW; encoded by the coding sequence ATGGCAAATAAATTAGACGGCAAAGTTGCAATTATTACCGGAGCTTCTTCTGGTATTGGTGAAGCCACAGCACTGGCACTAGCAGCAGAAGGAGCAACAGTAGTTTTGGCTGCGCGTAGAGGCGATCGCTTAAATGCCCTAGCAGAAAAAATTGCTACCAATGGAGGCAAAGCTTTACCTATAATTACAGATGTGACAAATGAGGCTCAAGTACAGAATTTAGTTCAGAAAACCAAGACAGAATTCGGTCAAATAGATATCCTCGTCAATAATGCAGGTATTGCTGTTGTAGGTGAGATAGATGGTGGTAATACCTCAGATTGGAAGGACATGATTAATCTCAATCTGTTGGGATTGCTATATGTCACTCATGCTGTATTGCCAATCTTAAAAGCGCAAGGTGCAGGGCATATCGTCAATCTTTCATCCGTAGCAGGGCGCACGGCACGAGTTGGTATTGGCGTATATAACGCGACGAAGTGGGGTGTGAACGGTTTTTCAGAAGCCTTGCGAAAAGAAGTTTGCAAACAAAACATCCGTGTGACTATCATCGAGCCTGGTTTAGTTAATACAGAAATTAGCGATCGCATTTCCGATCCCATTGCCAAACAAAATATTGAAGAACGTCGTCGTTCTTTAACACCTTTAGAAAGTGAAGACATTGCGGCGGCTATAGTTTATGCGGTAACGCAGCCGCCTCGTGTCAACGTGAATGAGATTCTCATTCGACCAACGCAGCAAGAATGGTAA
- a CDS encoding major facilitator superfamily MFS_1, whose protein sequence is MDSQEQSALTDTTAFSNLLANRTVIFTLAIACGLAIANVYYNQPLLADMSRSFHISVQQVGFIPTLTQVGYATGLLLLVPLGDRLERRQLIIKMFGLLTCTLVAVAISPNVIWLSVASFLLGFTSIVAHLILPFVAQITPLNQRGKVIGTLMSGLIVSVLLARSVSGFVGKMFGWQAMYWIAAVVMIFLALLIRQQLPVNRSPSQMSYPQLMQSLAHLTYQQPILREAAFNIALVFAAFNVFWVTLVFLLESPIYNYDSQVAGLFGLVGIVGAATSSFIGRLVDRWGARGVVGVALSLALSGFTILWLAGNHLMGLILGVIILELGMHSAYLSNQIRVYNLVPNAESRLNTVYMVINYTGGALGSLLGSYSWGIWQWNGVCALGFFLLILASILHFGGRRR, encoded by the coding sequence ATGGATTCTCAAGAGCAGTCTGCTCTCACGGATACAACTGCATTTAGCAATCTGCTAGCGAATCGGACGGTAATTTTCACTTTAGCGATCGCCTGTGGATTAGCAATAGCCAATGTATATTACAATCAACCGCTGTTAGCAGATATGAGCAGAAGCTTTCATATCTCTGTGCAGCAGGTAGGATTTATCCCAACGCTTACCCAGGTAGGCTATGCAACCGGGTTACTATTGTTAGTGCCATTAGGCGATCGCTTAGAACGCCGACAGCTAATTATTAAGATGTTCGGCTTGCTTACCTGTACCTTAGTAGCAGTCGCCATCTCTCCCAACGTCATTTGGCTGAGTGTAGCGAGTTTTTTGCTTGGTTTTACTAGCATTGTCGCCCATCTGATCCTTCCCTTCGTTGCCCAAATTACCCCTCTCAACCAACGCGGAAAGGTGATTGGCACATTAATGAGTGGACTAATTGTTAGTGTCCTCTTGGCTCGGTCTGTCAGTGGCTTTGTTGGTAAAATGTTCGGCTGGCAGGCGATGTATTGGATTGCTGCTGTTGTGATGATTTTTCTGGCTTTGCTAATTCGCCAGCAATTACCTGTAAATCGCTCTCCATCGCAGATGTCTTATCCACAGTTGATGCAGAGTCTTGCCCATCTTACCTATCAACAGCCGATTCTGCGAGAAGCTGCATTCAATATTGCTTTAGTATTTGCCGCTTTCAATGTCTTTTGGGTAACGCTGGTTTTTCTTTTAGAATCGCCTATCTATAACTACGACAGTCAGGTTGCAGGATTATTTGGCTTAGTAGGTATAGTTGGCGCAGCTACAAGTTCCTTCATCGGTAGGTTAGTAGACAGATGGGGCGCGAGGGGTGTTGTGGGTGTAGCACTTTCTCTGGCTTTATCAGGCTTTACGATTCTCTGGTTAGCAGGGAATCATTTAATGGGTTTGATTTTAGGCGTAATAATCTTAGAGTTGGGAATGCATAGCGCTTACCTTTCTAATCAAATCCGCGTTTATAATCTTGTTCCCAATGCAGAGAGTCGATTGAACACCGTGTATATGGTAATCAACTACACTGGCGGCGCACTCGGTTCCTTACTTGGTAGCTATAGCTGGGGAATCTGGCAGTGGAACGGGGTTTGCGCTTTGGGGTTTTTCCTGTTAATCCTCGCGTCAATTTTGCACTTTGGCGGGCGGAGGAGATAG
- the fosX gene encoding Fosfomycin resistance protein FosX yields MIQGISHITFIVKDLEKMTTFLTTIFDAQEIYASGEQTFSISKEKFFLIDDLWIAIMEGEPLAEKTYNHIAFKIAAADYELYAARVKALSVDVKEDRNRIEGEGRSLYFYDYDNHLFELHTGTLNQRLQKYAIAHNFW; encoded by the coding sequence ATGATTCAAGGCATTAGTCATATTACATTTATCGTCAAAGATTTAGAGAAAATGACAACATTTCTCACAACCATATTTGATGCTCAAGAAATATATGCGAGTGGAGAGCAAACTTTCTCTATCTCTAAAGAAAAATTTTTTCTAATTGATGACTTATGGATTGCAATTATGGAAGGCGAACCTCTAGCAGAAAAGACCTATAACCATATAGCTTTTAAGATAGCCGCAGCAGACTACGAACTCTATGCGGCAAGAGTTAAGGCTTTGAGTGTGGATGTCAAAGAAGATAGAAACCGTATCGAAGGCGAAGGACGTTCTCTATATTTCTATGACTACGATAATCACTTATTTGAGTTACACACAGGTACTTTGAATCAGCGGTTGCAAAAGTATGCGATCGCACACAATTTCTGGTAA